A single window of Etheostoma spectabile isolate EspeVRDwgs_2016 unplaced genomic scaffold, UIUC_Espe_1.0 scaffold00019318, whole genome shotgun sequence DNA harbors:
- the LOC116684574 gene encoding leucine-rich repeat and fibronectin type III domain-containing protein 1-like protein, whose product MIPANHKYFLLSDLASSRDYELCVLAVYDDGITALTGTKLVGCVSFSTETEYGRCHSIRDQFLGGTMIIIIGGIIVASVLVFIFILLMKYKLHSNHYKQKAAARHANVCSQTNGGGGGANVLAGPPSSSSGGQGGGANKTSQQPSASADGMGGASLRGTTVVDLNPTRDDDAISQ is encoded by the exons ATGATCCCGGCCAACCACAAGTACTTCCTGCTGAGTGACCTGGCGTCGTCGCGGGACTACGAGCTGTGCGTCCTGGCCGTCTACGACGACGGCATCACGGCCCTGACCGGCACCAAGCTGGTGGGCTGCGTGTCCTTCTCCACGGAGACGGAGTATGGACGCTGTCACTCCATACGAGACCAG ttcCTGGGAGGTACCATGATCATCATCATCGGGGGGATCATCGTCGCCTCTGTCCTCgtcttcatcttcatcctcctGATGAAGTACAAGCTGCACAGCAACCACTACAAGCAGAAAGCCGCCGCGCGCCACGCCAACGTCTGCTCCCAGACCaacgggggaggggggggcgcCAACGTGCTCGCCGGGCCTCCGTCCTCCTCCTCGGGGGGGCAAG GCGGAGGCGCTAATAAAACCTCCCAACAACCGTCGGCGTCGGCGGACGGCATGGGGGGGGCTTCTCTCCGAGGGACGACCGTAGTGGACTTGAACCCCACCCGCGACGACGACGCCATCTCCcaataa